A genomic segment from Conger conger chromosome 2, fConCon1.1, whole genome shotgun sequence encodes:
- the LOC133122740 gene encoding matrix Gla protein-like — MKVTLQCGVLSVILVLCLCYDSHESRESFEDLFLSPYRANSFFNRPRVNTYNSYNYRRLIKSPLERQSEICEDFSLCRLYAHRYGYQNAYQKYFPGRHLRMVRV; from the exons ATGAAGGTTACTCTGCAGTGTGGGGTGCTGAGTGTCATTCTCGTCCTCTGTCTCTGCTATG attCTCATGAAAGTCGTGAGTCTTTTGAAG ATCTGTTTTTAAGTCCATACCGAGCCAATTCTTTCTTCAACCGTCCAAGAGTCAACACCTACAACAGCTACAACTACAGAAG GTTGATCAAGTCCCCTCTGGAACGACAGTCAGAGATCTGTGAGGATTTCTCTCTGTGTCGCCTCTATGCACATCGCTATGGATACCAGAATGCTTATCAGAAGTATTTCCCTGGAAGACATTTGAGAATGGTCAGAGTGTAa